A genomic segment from Vicinamibacterales bacterium encodes:
- a CDS encoding biotin transporter BioY — MTSRPIVSHASTILDQVSMRAGSANVWTGVQALSVVFVAVLTASAAQLSFPLPFTPVPFTIQPMVVLIGAAALGSRLGALSQILYLTLGLAGLPVFAFSPELPQGVARLLGPTGGFLMVYPLAAFVTGLLAERGLDRRYLSSIAAMAVGLSVIFAGGVLWLANGVGMSAALATGFYPFVLVDVVKIVAAGLVLPSAWKFLSHRAV; from the coding sequence ATGACATCACGCCCCATCGTCTCGCACGCATCCACGATTCTCGATCAGGTCAGCATGCGCGCGGGCTCCGCCAACGTGTGGACCGGCGTACAAGCGCTGTCGGTCGTCTTCGTGGCGGTGCTCACGGCGTCGGCGGCGCAGCTGAGCTTTCCGCTGCCGTTCACGCCCGTGCCGTTCACGATCCAGCCGATGGTCGTGCTCATCGGCGCGGCGGCTCTCGGGTCCCGTCTGGGCGCCCTCAGCCAGATCCTTTATCTCACGCTTGGGCTGGCCGGCCTGCCGGTGTTTGCGTTCTCACCCGAACTGCCGCAAGGTGTTGCCAGGCTGTTGGGCCCCACCGGCGGCTTCCTGATGGTGTATCCGCTGGCGGCGTTCGTGACCGGCCTGCTCGCCGAGCGCGGCCTGGACCGCCGCTACCTCTCGTCGATTGCCGCCATGGCCGTGGGCCTGTCGGTAATCTTCGCGGGCGGCGTGCTGTGGCTGGCGAACGGCGTCGGCATGAGCGCGGCCCTGGCCACCGGCTTCTATCCGTTCGTGCTGGTGGACGTGGTCAAGATTGTGGCCGCGGGCCTGGTGCTGCCGAGCGCCTGGAAGTTCCTCTCGCACCGCGCCGTCTGA
- a CDS encoding MoaD/ThiS family protein, with protein MRVTIRLFARLRDIAGAGELSREAHPGATVGAVWAALVTEYPELSPYEKSISCAVNADYSRFAATVADGDEIAFLPPVSGG; from the coding sequence ATGCGCGTGACCATCCGGCTGTTCGCGCGCTTGCGGGACATTGCCGGCGCCGGCGAGTTGTCGCGGGAAGCGCACCCCGGCGCCACGGTCGGCGCGGTGTGGGCGGCGCTGGTCACGGAGTATCCGGAACTGTCGCCGTATGAAAAGTCGATTTCGTGCGCGGTCAACGCCGACTATTCGCGCTTTGCCGCCACGGTGGCAGACGGCGACGAGATCGCGTTCCTGCCACCAGTCTCTGGCGGGTAG
- the thiD gene encoding bifunctional hydroxymethylpyrimidine kinase/phosphomethylpyrimidine kinase, translating to MPAALTIAGSDSGAGAGIQADLKTFAAHGVYGTCAITALTAQNTLGVTGIHVVPDDFVTAQIEAVAGDFGCQAVKTGMLATSQIVEAVAAAVESFDLPNLVVDPVMVAKSGDHLLDDEAVHALRWTLLRLARVVTPNIPEAEVLAKMEVRTVDDMREAARRIATFKPGAVVIKGGHLAGPQVIDLLFENGEFHEFVGPRIEGRNTHGTGCTFAAAIAAHLALGGELKDAVREAKAYVAGAMSPGIPLGRGHRPLDHFWKLY from the coding sequence ATGCCTGCCGCGCTGACAATCGCGGGATCCGACTCAGGGGCTGGCGCCGGCATTCAGGCCGACCTCAAGACCTTTGCGGCACACGGCGTCTACGGCACGTGCGCGATTACGGCCCTGACGGCCCAAAACACCCTGGGCGTGACCGGCATCCACGTCGTGCCAGACGACTTCGTCACCGCCCAAATCGAGGCGGTGGCCGGCGACTTCGGCTGCCAGGCGGTGAAAACCGGCATGCTCGCCACCTCGCAAATCGTCGAGGCGGTGGCCGCGGCGGTCGAATCGTTCGACCTGCCGAACCTCGTGGTTGACCCGGTGATGGTCGCCAAGAGCGGCGACCACCTGCTCGACGACGAGGCGGTGCACGCCCTCCGCTGGACCCTCCTCCGCCTGGCGCGGGTGGTCACTCCGAACATCCCCGAGGCCGAGGTGCTGGCCAAGATGGAGGTGCGCACCGTGGACGACATGCGCGAGGCGGCCCGCCGCATCGCCACGTTCAAGCCGGGCGCGGTGGTGATCAAGGGCGGGCACCTCGCGGGACCCCAGGTGATCGACCTGCTCTTCGAGAACGGCGAATTCCACGAGTTCGTGGGCCCTCGCATCGAGGGCCGCAACACTCACGGCACCGGCTGCACCTTTGCCGCCGCCATCGCCGCGCACCTGGCCCTGGGCGGGGAGCTGAAGGACGCGGTGCGGGAGGCCAAGGCCTACGTGGCGGGCGCGATGAGTCCGGGGATTCCCCTGGGCCGCGGTCACCGGCCGCTCGACCATTTCTGGAAGCTATACTGA
- a CDS encoding class I SAM-dependent methyltransferase, protein MKPLLAFAVLLIASTSAWSQSQSHGRLFPPSDLGLLEAPDRDLWQRPDQIMDAMGIADASVVADIGAGSGWFTIRLARRVGPQGLVYAEDVQPEMINAITRRVLKEGLTNVRAVRGQNNDPRLPAGSLDAILVVDAYHEIEDRVTMLANLARALKPQGRIGVVDFKLDGTGPGPSIEERVSPDVVVKDAAKAGLRLVHQEPFLQYQYFLIFGK, encoded by the coding sequence GTGAAGCCGCTTCTGGCGTTCGCAGTGCTGCTGATCGCGTCCACCTCGGCGTGGTCGCAGAGCCAGAGCCACGGCCGGCTCTTCCCGCCCTCAGACCTCGGCCTGCTCGAAGCCCCTGACCGCGATCTCTGGCAGCGGCCCGATCAGATCATGGACGCCATGGGCATTGCCGACGCCTCGGTCGTCGCCGACATCGGCGCCGGCAGCGGCTGGTTCACCATCCGCCTCGCGCGGCGGGTCGGCCCACAGGGGTTGGTCTATGCCGAAGACGTACAGCCCGAGATGATCAACGCCATCACGCGGCGCGTGCTAAAAGAGGGCCTGACCAACGTGCGGGCAGTGCGCGGGCAGAACAACGACCCTCGCCTGCCGGCGGGTTCACTGGATGCCATTCTCGTGGTGGACGCGTATCACGAGATCGAAGACCGCGTCACGATGCTCGCGAACCTGGCGCGCGCGCTCAAGCCGCAGGGGCGTATCGGCGTGGTGGACTTCAAGCTCGATGGCACCGGCCCGGGGCCGTCCATTGAAGAACGGGTGAGCCCCGACGTCGTGGTGAAAGACGCGGCGAAGGCAGGGCTCCGGCTGGTTCACCAGGAGCCCTTTCTGCAGTATCAGTATTTCCTGATTTTCGGGAAGTAG
- a CDS encoding molybdenum cofactor biosynthesis protein MoaE produces the protein MAAPTAITTTPLDADALVRALDVTGIGAVTTFIGLVRDHNLGRRVLHLEYEAYEPLALRGLDLIVQEAAERWPSARLAIHHRIGRLEIGEASVAIAAASPHRADAFSASRYAIERIKQIVPIWKHEYFEGGDVWIEGATADPDNAEARARALKIACA, from the coding sequence ATGGCCGCGCCCACCGCAATCACGACGACGCCGCTCGATGCTGACGCCCTCGTGCGCGCGCTCGACGTCACCGGCATCGGCGCCGTGACGACGTTCATCGGGCTGGTTCGCGACCACAACCTGGGACGGCGCGTGCTGCACCTCGAGTACGAGGCCTACGAGCCGCTGGCGTTGCGCGGCCTGGACCTGATCGTGCAGGAAGCGGCGGAGCGATGGCCGTCGGCGCGGCTGGCCATCCACCACCGGATCGGGCGCCTGGAGATTGGCGAGGCCAGCGTGGCCATTGCCGCTGCCTCGCCGCACCGGGCCGACGCGTTTTCGGCGTCGCGGTATGCGATCGAGCGCATCAAGCAGATCGTGCCGATCTGGAAGCACGAGTACTTCGAGGGTGGCGACGTGTGGATTGAGGGCGCCACCGCCGACCCCGACAACGCGGAGGCGCGCGCGCGGGCGCTGAAGATCGCATGCGCGTGA